Genomic window (Asticcacaulis excentricus CB 48):
ATGGCAAGCCGTTGCGCGAAACCACCGCCGCCGACATCCCGCTGGCCATCGACCACTTCCGCTATTTCGCCGGCTGCATCCGCGCCCAAGAAGGCTCCATCGGCGAACTGGACCACGACACGGTCGCCTATCATTTCCACGAACCTCTGGGCGTTGTAGGTCAGATCATTCCGTGGAACTTCCCGATCCTGATGGCGGCGTGGAAGCTGGCCCCCGCGCTGGCCGCCGGTAACTGCGTCGTGCTGAAGCCCGCTGAACAAACCCCGGCCTCTATCCTTGTTGTCGCCGAACTGATCGCTGACCTGCTGCCACCGGGCGTTCTCAACATCGTCAACGGTACCGGCCTCGAGGCGGGAGCGCCGCTGGCCAAAAGCCCGCGCATCGCCAAGATCGCCTTCACCGGCTCAACCGGCGTCGGCAAGGAGATCATGCGCTCTGCCGCCGACAACCTGACCAACATCACGCTCGAGCTGGGCGGCAAGTCGCCCAACGTGTTCTTCGCCGATGTGATGGATGAAGACGACGCCTTTCTCGACAAGGCGCTGGAAGGCTTTGCCTTCTTCGCCCTCAATCAGGGCGAAGTTTGCACCTGTCCGTCGCGGGCTTTGGTCCACGAGTCGATCTATGACACATTTATGGAAAAGGCCATCAAACGCGTAGAAGCCATTACCCAGGGAGACCCGCTGAACATGGGCACGATGATCGGCGCTCAGGCCTCTCTGGAGCAGTACGAGAAGATCCAGAAATATCTCGATATCGGCAAAGCAGAAGGTGCCAAGGTGCTGACCGGTGGCGAAGCCAATCACCTGTCCGGTGATCTGAAGGACGGCTTCTATATCAAGCCGACCATCTTCGAAGGTCACAACAAGATGCGTGTCTTCCAGGAGGAAATCTTCGGTCCGGTCGTTTCAGTTACCACGTTTAAGACGGTGGAAGAGGCCATCGAAATCGCCAATGACACCATCTATGGCCTAGGCGCCGGTGTGTGGAGCCGCGACATGAACGCCGCCTATCGCGCCGGCCGCGGCATCGAAGCGGGTCGCGTGTGGACCAATTGCTACCACGCCTACCCGGCCCACGCCGCCTTCGGTGGTTACAAGCAGTCGGGTATCGGGCGCGAGACGCACAAGATGATGCTCGAGCACTACCAGCAGACGAAGAACATCCTCGTCTCCTACCAACCGGCCAAGCTCGGCTTCTTTTGATCAAAGATCGAACAGCGCGGAGGTTGTTGAAGCCCCGCGCTGTTTTACCCGCGCTCATCCGTCGCGTGGCGGCACGGCCTCCTTCGGCGCATTATGCCTCTCACATCCATCCGCAGGAGAAACGCAGAATGGCCAAAACCATGAAGGCGGCCGTCGTCCGTCAGTTCGGAAAACCCCTCACCATCGACGAGGTGCCGATGCCGGAACCGGGCGAAGGCTTGATTCAGGTGGCCATTCAGGCGTCTGGCGTCTGTCACACCGACCTTCACGCCGCCGAAGGCGACTGGCCGGTGAAGCCCAATCCCCCCTTCATCCCCGGTCACGAAGGCGTCGGTTACGTTTCGGCGGTGGGCAAGGGCGTGAAGCACGTCAAGGAAGGCGACCGCGTCGGCGTGCCATGGCTGTATACGGCCTGTGGCCATTGCCGTCACTGTCTGGGTGGATGGGAAACCCTATGCGAATCCCAGCTCAACACCGGCTACTCGGTCAATGGCGGCTTTGCCGAATATGTGGTGGCCGATCCGAACTTCGTCGGTCACCTGCCCAAAAACATCAGCTTTACGGAAATAGCACCGGTCCTGTGCGCAGGCGTGACCGTCTATAAGGGGCTGAAGGTCACCGACACCAAGCCCGGCGACTGGGTGGTCATTTCCGGCGTCGGTGGTCTGGGCCACATGGCCGTGCAATATGCCAAGGCCATGGGCCTGAACGTCGCCGCCGTCGATATTGACGACGCCAAGCTCGACCTCGCCCTCCGTCTGGGCGCGACCGTGACGGTCAATGCCAAAACGGAAGCCGACCCGGCGGCCTTTATTAAGAAGGCCACCGATGGCGGCGCTCAAGGCGTTCTCGTTACAGCGGTTTCGACCACCGCCTTCAAGCAGGCGCTCGGCATGGTGTCGCGCGGCGGCACGGTGTCCCTGAACGGTCTGCCACCGGGGGAATTCCCGCTCGACATCTTCGGTATGGTGCTCAATGGCGTGACTGTACGCGGCTCCATCGTCGGCACGCGCCTCGACCTTCAGGAATCGCTAGATTTTGCCAGCGACGGCAAGGTCAAGGCGACCATCGCCACCGAAAAGCTGGAAAACATCAATGACATCTTTGCGCGTATGCACAAGGGACAGATCGAAGGCCGCATCGTGCTCGACATGGCCGACTGATCTCCTGAGCGCCTGTGAGGCACAAGCCGACGCACTGCTCCCTCCCCGGCAGCGCGTTTTTGCGTGCCCGCGCCCCCCTCCATTGCCTTGAGATCGCTTTAGAAAGTAGCCCCACGTGCGATTAAATGGACGGGAGATGCCGTTCTATTCGGGGACAAAACCAGTCGCCGAGATGGGACTGAAGCTGGCGTGGTTCAAGCGTTTTATTCAGTAAATGGCTGTGCGACGGGGTCGCGGCGGCTGTTACAACCAGGAGCGCCGCAGCTGGAATCGGACCTTTTCGATCTGGCGCGATGGCATGCGCCTAAAGATCACTCCGTTCGAACGCCACACGGCCATCAGCGGCGAAATCAACGGCCCGCAGCCCCTGTAACTAAAAATCCCGCGCGCCCTCTTTCGCCGCGCGGCCGAAACGCCTATATTGAAATTGTTCCTCCGGGGACTATGGGGATAAACGCCCACGTAATAAGCGGACTGGACCCGGGTGCGATTCCCGGCGGCTCCACCATTTCCCTCCGTTTACGGAGTTTACATGGGGCCGATCAGCATCGACAGACGTGTAAAGGTGTAGCCTTCCCTCAGTTTGAGCCTCTGTGATCGGCTCAAAATTATAGTTGCGAACGATAACTTCGCTTCGGATCAAGCTCTTGCTGCGTAATGCGGCGGATCTAATCCACCTAAACTCCTAGGGTTTAAGCTCCCTAGGCGGGGCCCGCTGGACGCCTGGCAACAGAAGTCCAGCACTTCCCGAACATTTCCAGGGCCTGGCAACAGGACTTAGCCACCTACCCTCTCCAAAGCCATCACAAGTCGGGGAAATCTGGCTCCTGCGGGCATTTTGCTGTTTTGTTTCAGCCGCACCGTGTTAAGTCTGGAGCAGACTCATTCCCCCAATGCAGGTGCCCCGCCCGACATGACCGATACGCCGTCCGTCATTGACCACATGGATTATGCGACCCTGACCCAGAACGCGCTGCGCGGTGTGATCCGCGAAGCCCTGATCAAGGCGTCGCATCCGCACGGCCTGCCCGGAGACCACCATTTCTACGTCACCTTCCTGACGCGCGCCGAAGGCGTGACCATCCCTGACGACCTGCTGAAGCGCTATCCGCGTGACATTACAATTGTGCTGCAACACCAGTATCGCGAACTGAAGGTCGATGGTGACCGCATCAGCGTGACCCTCAGCTTTGGCGGCGTGCCCAAGGTGCTGCGCTTCCCACTGTCGGCCATCACCCGCTTCTATGACCCAAGCGTGCAGTTTATCCTCGAATTCGACGTCGAGGAGCCTCTGGAGGCAAATGACGATGAGGGCCTGATCGCGGAGCCCGCCGCGGCAACCGATGAGGGCAAACCGGCCGATCCCGACACGCCGCCCCCCGATACGGGCCCCAAGGTCGTCTCGCTCGATCAGTTTCGCAAAAAATAGCCTCCGCATTCGCAGGGTTTCGCCAAATGCGCCGACCGTCTGCCCGCTTGATAGCCCTGCTCAGCACCGGGTGCCTCGTTCTGGGGCTGAGCCTGCCGGCGATGGCGGCCACGCCGGTGCCGCCTGTTGAAGCCCCCCCCGTCGAAGCCGCGCCGCCGCAGGCAAGCTCTGCCCCGAACCCGATACCGCGACTTGCGCGGGCGGCCCCACGTCGTGCGGCGCCTGTAGCCGAAGTGACCGAACCCTCTCCCGTCAATCGTCCGGTCAGCCCGGAAGACATCGAATCATTTACCGACGCTACCGTCTCGGCCCTGATGCAGCGCGACCATGTGCTGGGGGTCACTGTCGCCGTAGTGCAGGGCGCCACGCCGCTGCTTATCAAGGGCTATGGCTATGACCGTCTGACTCCGCGTCGGCCAGTCGATGCCCGCACCAGCCTGTTCCGCATCGGCTCGATCACCAAGACCTTTACCTGGATCGCCGTACGGCAGGAGATTGAGGCCGGGCGTATCCAGCTCAATGGACCCGTCGCCGCCTATCTTCCCGAAGATATCTTTGCCAAGGACCGGCGGTTCAAGCCCATCCGCATGCGCGACCTGATGGCCCATACAGCGGGGTTTGAGGACACCTCTCTGGGCCACCTCTTCCGGCTAGAAGACGAGCGCATTGAATCGACCGACACCTATTTCCGCCGTCATGCGCCGCAGCGCCTGCGCGAACCGGGCAGCTTTGCGACCTATTCCAACTATGGGGCAGCGTTAGCCGCCCGCGCGGCCGCCCGCACAGCTGAGGCGAAGGATGTGCCCACCCTGATGGAGGCGCGGATTTTTCGGCCGCTGGGTCTCGCCTCGACCACCCTGCGCGAACCCTACGATCCGGCGCTGATCCACCCCAATGCCGCCGCCGAAGGCCTGCCTGCGCCTATGCCGGGGGGCCTTTCTGATCGCCTGTCGCAGGGCTTCATCTGGGATGGGGCCACCTTCCGGGCGCAGCCCTTCGACCACGCCCTGCCCATGGCCGGGGCGCTGGGGGCTTCGACTACGGCTGCGGACATGGCGCGTTATATGTCGCTGCTGCTGGGCAATGGCAGCTTCGACGGCGTGACCCTGTTCGGCCCAGCCTCGGCTCAGGCCTTCCGCTCGCCGCTCTTGACCATGCCCAAGGGCTATAATGGCTGGGCGTCCGGCATGCGTATCGGGGAGACGGCGCATGGGTTGAAGATCTATGGTCACACGGGCGCAACCTTGTGGTTCAACGCCAATATAATTTTGGTGCCCGAACGCAATTTGGGTATCTTCATCGCCGCCAACACCGAAACCGGCGACACGCTGACGCGCGCCTATCCCGAACTACTGATCCAGCACGTGGAAGGTAGCGTGACACCGGCCCCGCGTCAGCCGCCTCAGACTTATGCCGCCGATCGCGCCTATTTTGACTCCTTGCGCGGGGCATATGTTTCGACGCGGCGTGCCTATGGCGGGCTGGAAGGGGCGGTGACGCGACTGATAAACACAGTGGAAGTCGATGCCGATGCACAGGGCCGCCTGATCGTCTCCGCGCCCGACGGATCCTCGGCCTACGTCGCGGCGGCCGCGCGTGGCTTCTTCATCCCGCAGGAGGCGAACCCGCTGGGGCCACAGATTGGCAGTGACGGCCTGCATTTCCTGTTTAGACCGGAGGGCGGCCGCGCCACCGCCTTTGAAACCAGCGCCAATATGGCGCGTTATGAGCGCGTCGGCTGGGCACACCGACCTTCGACTTTATATAATCTGACGGCGCTCATGCTGGGTTCGTGTGTTCTCGTGCTGATGGGGCTCAGCCGCGTGGGTCAGCGCGATCACCCAACCGAGGCGCAGGTCGCCGCGACATGGATTTCCTACGCTACTGCGGCCGTGTGGATACTCGCCATCGCCCTGTTCAACACCTGGCGTCAAGGCCTGAGCGGCGATCCCAGCGCCTTGTTCACCCATTGGCCCAGCGGTCAGTTGCAGATGGCGTCGTGGCTGGCGGTTCTGGCCTCTTTGGCCACCCTGTTTCAGCTCGGCAGCCTCTACCGCGTCTATGAAGAGGCCCATTATCACGCCGACGGCTGGGCTATGTGGCAAAAAGCGGCGCATACGGCGCTCAATATCGGCTGGCTGTGCTATGCTATCCTGCTTATGAGTTGGGGAGCACTCACGCCGTGGGGCTAAACCCGCCCCCCTACGGCTTTAGTGCATAGACGCGGATATGGATTTGCTCGCGCTCGCCTTCGAAGCGTTCGACCAGCAGCCGCGCCACCTGACTGTCGTCGTGGAAGACAAACCCCTTGATGGCATCAAGCAGCGCCTTAGCGAGGTTATCAAGGTCCATCCACGGCGGATCACCAACGTGCTCCATGCGGATTTCCACCGCGTAGTCGCCCCAGGCCGGCCGCGCCCCCCGCCACTCCTTACGGAAAAACTCATAGACCAGCGGCTTGTAATATTTGGCCTGTGTGGTCAGCCCGTCAATGAAGAGTTCGATCCCCTCATCGGTTTCGCGCGCCCGCACCTTGCCGAAGGTGGTCCATGTCACGGCACAGTCCTCACCGGCACCGTAATATCGCAGACTGAAAAATCTGCACCTTTTTCAGCCCGTTTCGCCTTGACCAGCGCCGCAAAGGCCGCGCCGGTGATGTTCATGATCTCCAATTTCGGACGCTCAGCCGCGGGCATATCGGCCAGCAACCGCACATGATTCATCGCGTCGGGTTGAGCCGAGGGTTCGCCCACCTTCAGGGCCGCCAGAGCATCGAAGCCCGACACGACCCGGCCCACGACCGTATAGTCGCGGTCAAGTCGCGTGACCGTATCACGCATCAGATAAAGCTCGCTATTGGCCGAGTCAGTGGCTTCGCCTCGCCCCATGCCCAGCACGCCACGGCAGTGCGTCCCCCAGGCTCGCACAGCAAGGCTCCCATCGCTGGCGGGCGGTATATGCCGGTCGGTCATCGCCACATAGGGCACGGCACCCATAAAGCCGGTCGTTGCCCCGTCCGGTTGCGCCACCACTGTGTGCGGCACCGAGTCGCTCAGCCTGAACACTGCCTCCAACGGTAGGTCCGGCAGGGCGCTGCGACCACCGTCCTTGTTGTCAGGATTGCCGGTCTGAGCCACAAAATGATCGATCACGCGATGAAACAGCAGGCCGTTATAAAACCCCTGCCGCGTCAACTGTTTGATGCGCGCCACACCCTGCGGCGCCATTTGCGGGCTAAGGGCGATGATCACCCGCCCCTGCGTCGTCTCCAGGATCAGCGTATTGTCGGCATCAAGCGGCGTCCAGTCCTGCGCGACCGCTGTCGTCGCCAGCAACGCCAATACCGCAATGACTCCCGCCCCCCAAGCTTTCATCACGCCTTCTCCACGAAGCTGTCGATGACCTTCTTCTCACCCGAGATGTCGAAATTGACCACCAGCTTGTTGCCCTCGGTTTCGACCACAT
Coding sequences:
- the adh gene encoding aldehyde dehydrogenase, with the protein product MTKHERDLTAATPFKTRYGNFIGGDWVEPVNGRYMDNISPVNGQKLCEVPRSDAQDIERALDAAHKVKSAWGRTSVTERSNILLKIADRLEANLGLVAEAETWDNGKPLRETTAADIPLAIDHFRYFAGCIRAQEGSIGELDHDTVAYHFHEPLGVVGQIIPWNFPILMAAWKLAPALAAGNCVVLKPAEQTPASILVVAELIADLLPPGVLNIVNGTGLEAGAPLAKSPRIAKIAFTGSTGVGKEIMRSAADNLTNITLELGGKSPNVFFADVMDEDDAFLDKALEGFAFFALNQGEVCTCPSRALVHESIYDTFMEKAIKRVEAITQGDPLNMGTMIGAQASLEQYEKIQKYLDIGKAEGAKVLTGGEANHLSGDLKDGFYIKPTIFEGHNKMRVFQEEIFGPVVSVTTFKTVEEAIEIANDTIYGLGAGVWSRDMNAAYRAGRGIEAGRVWTNCYHAYPAHAAFGGYKQSGIGRETHKMMLEHYQQTKNILVSYQPAKLGFF
- the adhP gene encoding alcohol dehydrogenase AdhP encodes the protein MAKTMKAAVVRQFGKPLTIDEVPMPEPGEGLIQVAIQASGVCHTDLHAAEGDWPVKPNPPFIPGHEGVGYVSAVGKGVKHVKEGDRVGVPWLYTACGHCRHCLGGWETLCESQLNTGYSVNGGFAEYVVADPNFVGHLPKNISFTEIAPVLCAGVTVYKGLKVTDTKPGDWVVISGVGGLGHMAVQYAKAMGLNVAAVDIDDAKLDLALRLGATVTVNAKTEADPAAFIKKATDGGAQGVLVTAVSTTAFKQALGMVSRGGTVSLNGLPPGEFPLDIFGMVLNGVTVRGSIVGTRLDLQESLDFASDGKVKATIATEKLENINDIFARMHKGQIEGRIVLDMAD
- a CDS encoding SspB family protein, yielding MTDTPSVIDHMDYATLTQNALRGVIREALIKASHPHGLPGDHHFYVTFLTRAEGVTIPDDLLKRYPRDITIVLQHQYRELKVDGDRISVTLSFGGVPKVLRFPLSAITRFYDPSVQFILEFDVEEPLEANDDEGLIAEPAAATDEGKPADPDTPPPDTGPKVVSLDQFRKK
- a CDS encoding serine hydrolase domain-containing protein; the encoded protein is MRRPSARLIALLSTGCLVLGLSLPAMAATPVPPVEAPPVEAAPPQASSAPNPIPRLARAAPRRAAPVAEVTEPSPVNRPVSPEDIESFTDATVSALMQRDHVLGVTVAVVQGATPLLIKGYGYDRLTPRRPVDARTSLFRIGSITKTFTWIAVRQEIEAGRIQLNGPVAAYLPEDIFAKDRRFKPIRMRDLMAHTAGFEDTSLGHLFRLEDERIESTDTYFRRHAPQRLREPGSFATYSNYGAALAARAAARTAEAKDVPTLMEARIFRPLGLASTTLREPYDPALIHPNAAAEGLPAPMPGGLSDRLSQGFIWDGATFRAQPFDHALPMAGALGASTTAADMARYMSLLLGNGSFDGVTLFGPASAQAFRSPLLTMPKGYNGWASGMRIGETAHGLKIYGHTGATLWFNANIILVPERNLGIFIAANTETGDTLTRAYPELLIQHVEGSVTPAPRQPPQTYAADRAYFDSLRGAYVSTRRAYGGLEGAVTRLINTVEVDADAQGRLIVSAPDGSSAYVAAAARGFFIPQEANPLGPQIGSDGLHFLFRPEGGRATAFETSANMARYERVGWAHRPSTLYNLTALMLGSCVLVLMGLSRVGQRDHPTEAQVAATWISYATAAVWILAIALFNTWRQGLSGDPSALFTHWPSGQLQMASWLAVLASLATLFQLGSLYRVYEEAHYHADGWAMWQKAAHTALNIGWLCYAILLMSWGALTPWG
- a CDS encoding RusA family crossover junction endodeoxyribonuclease; this translates as MTWTTFGKVRARETDEGIELFIDGLTTQAKYYKPLVYEFFRKEWRGARPAWGDYAVEIRMEHVGDPPWMDLDNLAKALLDAIKGFVFHDDSQVARLLVERFEGEREQIHIRVYALKP
- a CDS encoding peptidylprolyl isomerase translates to MKAWGAGVIAVLALLATTAVAQDWTPLDADNTLILETTQGRVIIALSPQMAPQGVARIKQLTRQGFYNGLLFHRVIDHFVAQTGNPDNKDGGRSALPDLPLEAVFRLSDSVPHTVVAQPDGATTGFMGAVPYVAMTDRHIPPASDGSLAVRAWGTHCRGVLGMGRGEATDSANSELYLMRDTVTRLDRDYTVVGRVVSGFDALAALKVGEPSAQPDAMNHVRLLADMPAAERPKLEIMNITGAAFAALVKAKRAEKGADFSVCDITVPVRTVP